In Rhizobium sp. ARZ01, a genomic segment contains:
- a CDS encoding sugar-binding transcriptional regulator → MPIAKPKTTTAPREEIVIARQMHQALVLHFLEGLTQAQIADQLGLSHATVNRLIKRGRQLGLVEIKIKSPVEPLVDMEEQLLALGGIGRVVVVPTVSDNPQTALVSVGEAAARLLLEEIDDGDTICITGGKGVSAVVAGLKPQRHYDVEVIPATGCVQGKHYTDVNHVSTLMAERLGGRSFQIHAPLFADSEAERAMLINMRSVADVFKRARGAKLAVVGIGSILSDDSSYYDLHPSSSTDRQAIERSGASCELLAHLLDNHGRVCDYSLNRTLVSLTLPEFASIPTKIGVASGPNKAAPILSVMRGNHLDTLVTDEATGARILELAKEEGKRT, encoded by the coding sequence ATGCCGATTGCCAAACCGAAGACCACGACAGCTCCGCGCGAAGAGATCGTCATCGCCAGGCAGATGCATCAGGCGCTGGTCCTGCACTTCCTCGAGGGGTTGACGCAGGCGCAGATCGCCGATCAGCTCGGGCTGTCACATGCGACCGTCAACCGGCTGATCAAGCGCGGCCGCCAGCTCGGCCTCGTCGAGATCAAGATCAAGTCGCCGGTTGAGCCGCTGGTCGATATGGAAGAACAGCTTCTGGCGCTCGGCGGCATCGGCCGCGTGGTCGTGGTGCCGACGGTGTCGGACAATCCGCAGACGGCCCTTGTGTCGGTCGGCGAAGCGGCGGCGCGACTTCTCCTTGAGGAGATCGACGACGGCGATACGATTTGCATCACCGGCGGCAAGGGTGTCAGCGCCGTCGTCGCCGGGCTCAAGCCGCAACGCCACTACGACGTAGAGGTGATCCCGGCAACCGGCTGTGTGCAGGGCAAGCACTATACGGACGTCAACCACGTCTCGACGCTGATGGCAGAGCGGCTGGGCGGGCGCTCGTTCCAGATCCACGCACCGCTGTTTGCCGATAGCGAGGCTGAGCGAGCCATGTTGATCAACATGCGCTCAGTCGCCGACGTGTTCAAACGGGCGCGAGGGGCGAAGTTAGCCGTCGTCGGCATCGGCTCGATCCTCTCGGACGACTCGAGCTACTACGATCTGCACCCGTCCTCGAGCACGGACCGGCAGGCGATCGAGCGCTCCGGCGCCTCCTGCGAACTACTGGCGCACTTGCTCGATAACCACGGCCGGGTCTGCGACTACAGCCTGAACCGCACGCTCGTGTCGCTGACGCTGCCCGAGTTCGCCTCGATCCCCACCAAGATCGGTGTTGCGAGCGGACCGAACAAGGCGGCGCCGATCCTGAGCGTCATGCGGGGCAATCATCTGGATACGCTGGTGACGGACGAGGCGACGGGTGCGCGTATCCTGGAGCTGGCCAAGGAAGAGGGAAAGCGGACATGA
- a CDS encoding ABC transporter permease produces the protein MAVDTLAALRETRVPAWKRIGTMREAGLIAIILALCVIMTFASPHFLTLGNFRAMLMSFSIEGIVVVGMTILLIVGGIDLSVGSVVCFSMVLSGSLFLMGVDPWTASLVGILASAAIGCIMGFFVTVVGLNHFITSLAAMVIVRGICLVITKGTPLSLFTLPPSFKAVGQGTFHGVPWVILIFVAVVIVFDFLLRRATAFRKVFYTGSNEKAALYSGIKTKQVKFWVTVLCATLSGVAGAIYMSRFGAATPTFGVGMELNIIAAAVIGGASLNGGSGTILGAILGIALLSVVTSSLILLDVSVYWQDMIKGCILLAAVSIDHLLHKRKAA, from the coding sequence ATGGCAGTCGATACACTGGCGGCGCTGCGCGAGACGCGTGTGCCGGCCTGGAAGCGGATAGGCACGATGCGCGAGGCGGGACTGATCGCGATCATCCTGGCGCTCTGCGTCATCATGACATTCGCCTCCCCGCACTTCCTGACGCTCGGCAACTTCCGGGCCATGCTGATGTCATTCTCCATCGAGGGCATCGTCGTCGTCGGTATGACGATCCTGCTCATCGTCGGCGGTATTGACCTGTCGGTCGGCTCGGTTGTCTGCTTCTCGATGGTGCTGTCCGGTTCGCTGTTCCTGATGGGCGTCGATCCCTGGACGGCCTCGCTGGTCGGCATCCTTGCCAGTGCCGCAATCGGCTGCATCATGGGCTTTTTCGTCACCGTCGTAGGCCTCAACCACTTCATCACCTCGCTCGCCGCCATGGTGATCGTGCGCGGTATCTGCCTCGTCATCACCAAGGGAACGCCGCTGTCGCTCTTCACGCTGCCGCCCTCGTTCAAGGCGGTGGGGCAGGGCACGTTCCATGGCGTTCCCTGGGTGATCCTGATCTTCGTTGCCGTGGTGATCGTGTTCGACTTCCTGCTCCGCCGGGCGACCGCCTTCCGCAAGGTCTTCTACACCGGCAGCAACGAGAAGGCGGCACTCTACTCGGGCATCAAGACGAAGCAGGTGAAATTCTGGGTGACGGTGCTCTGCGCCACGCTGTCGGGTGTCGCCGGCGCCATCTACATGTCGCGTTTCGGCGCGGCGACCCCGACCTTCGGCGTCGGCATGGAGCTGAACATCATTGCCGCAGCAGTGATCGGCGGGGCGTCTCTGAACGGCGGATCGGGCACGATCCTTGGCGCCATCCTCGGCATTGCGCTGCTCTCCGTCGTCACGAGCTCGCTCATCCTGCTCGACGTCTCGGTGTACTGGCAGGATATGATCAAGGGCTGCATACTGCTGGCCGCCGTTTCGATCGACCATCTCCTGCACAAGCGGAAGGCAGCCTGA
- a CDS encoding sugar ABC transporter ATP-binding protein, with protein MTSGPVLEIRNVTKHFGAVKALTEVSFSLARGEVHALCGENGAGKSTLMNIIAGVLQPNEGEILIDGRPVKIASPSIAQSLGIGLVHQEIALCPDATVAENMFMAATNRRRSLLMSYGKLARDAQTVMNRLAPIDVRTKVGDLPISSQQLVEIAKALTLDCRVLIFDEPTAALTEAEAQVLFGIIRDLKAQGISIIYISHRMAEVFSLCDRVTVFRDGRYVSTEAIAGLTPDDIVRSMVGREITQLYPEKQHEADRSDEAILSVRNLGDGARFHDVSFELCKGEILGVGGLIGSGRTEIAEGICALRPATTGEVRLRGQPLAARSYADAVKAGLVYLSEDRKGSGVFLDLSIAQNIAVLDLKALTGRLGLLNARREQALAEDLVRRLGVRMGGIDMPVSSLSGGNQQKVAIAKQLAVQPKVILMDEPTRGIDVGAKAEIHRLLRELAQAGIGILVISSELPELLGLCDRVLVVREGTIAGEVSGEAMTEEAIMRLASGIGGVDHQDVKASEHAA; from the coding sequence ATGACGTCAGGACCAGTGCTGGAAATCAGGAACGTCACCAAGCATTTCGGGGCCGTGAAGGCGCTGACGGAGGTGAGTTTCAGCCTTGCGCGCGGCGAAGTGCATGCGCTCTGCGGCGAGAACGGCGCGGGCAAGTCGACGCTGATGAACATCATCGCCGGCGTGTTGCAGCCGAACGAGGGCGAGATCCTGATCGACGGCCGGCCGGTGAAGATCGCCTCGCCCTCTATCGCCCAGTCGCTGGGCATCGGCCTGGTGCACCAGGAAATCGCTCTCTGCCCGGATGCGACGGTCGCCGAGAACATGTTCATGGCGGCGACGAACCGCCGGCGTTCGCTCCTGATGAGTTACGGAAAGCTCGCCCGCGATGCGCAAACGGTGATGAACCGTCTGGCACCGATCGACGTGCGCACCAAAGTTGGCGACCTGCCGATCTCGAGCCAGCAACTCGTCGAAATCGCCAAGGCCCTGACGCTCGACTGCCGTGTGCTGATCTTTGACGAGCCGACCGCGGCCCTGACGGAAGCGGAGGCGCAGGTGCTGTTCGGCATCATCCGCGACCTGAAGGCGCAGGGTATCTCGATCATCTATATCAGCCATCGCATGGCGGAGGTCTTCAGCCTCTGTGACCGCGTCACCGTGTTTCGCGATGGCCGCTATGTCTCGACCGAGGCAATCGCCGGCCTGACACCGGATGATATCGTGCGCAGCATGGTCGGGCGCGAGATCACCCAGCTCTATCCGGAAAAGCAGCACGAGGCGGATCGTTCGGACGAGGCGATTCTTTCCGTCCGCAATCTCGGCGACGGCGCGCGTTTCCACGATGTCAGCTTCGAACTGTGCAAGGGCGAGATCCTCGGCGTCGGCGGACTGATCGGTTCGGGTAGAACCGAGATCGCCGAGGGCATCTGCGCCTTGCGGCCCGCAACGACGGGGGAGGTGCGGCTTCGCGGCCAGCCGCTCGCGGCGCGCAGCTATGCAGACGCGGTCAAAGCGGGGCTCGTCTATCTTTCAGAGGACCGGAAGGGGTCGGGCGTGTTCCTGGATCTCTCGATCGCGCAGAACATCGCCGTCCTCGACCTGAAGGCGCTGACGGGGCGCTTGGGCCTCTTGAATGCCCGCAGGGAGCAGGCGCTCGCCGAGGACCTCGTGCGCCGGCTCGGCGTGCGCATGGGCGGCATCGACATGCCGGTCTCCTCGCTTTCCGGCGGCAACCAGCAGAAGGTGGCGATCGCCAAGCAGCTCGCCGTGCAGCCGAAGGTGATCCTGATGGACGAGCCGACGCGTGGCATCGACGTCGGCGCCAAGGCCGAAATTCACCGGCTGCTCCGGGAACTTGCCCAAGCCGGCATCGGCATCCTCGTCATCTCCTCCGAATTGCCGGAACTGCTCGGCCTCTGCGACCGGGTGCTGGTGGTTCGTGAGGGAACGATCGCCGGCGAGGTTTCGGGCGAAGCCATGACCGAAGAAGCAATCATGCGGCTTGCCTCCGGCATCGGCGGGGTGGACCACCAAGACGTGAAGGCATCCGAGCATGCCGCCTAA
- a CDS encoding substrate-binding domain-containing protein, with product MRNFLSTTALAVLTTTFLAVAASAETENPFKCKPGEKYVMNVMVSGVEYWFPVYEMFKQAGQQFGCETEYTGTPEYDVNKQIATFDQALAQNPAGILVHPMNSDPFIEPINRAIDQGTAVVTFAADSPLSKRVSFITSDNTREGIYAADAIAEKMGGKGEYAVLENPGQDNHDKRIAAFVGRMEEKWPDMKLVGRAASNQDPTKAYQGLNSIIQANPNLGAVFMPEANSAIGAAQASKESGGKVLVMCADVNANILDMIKAGEVFGSINPNQGMQGYMGFMLLWLAKHPELIDPMNDAKRSGFNPMSIPVVDNGLSIVTAENADDFYWDKYLKRRGTKGIEE from the coding sequence TTGCGCAATTTTCTAAGCACGACCGCCCTGGCGGTCCTTACAACAACGTTCCTTGCCGTTGCCGCAAGCGCTGAGACGGAAAACCCGTTCAAGTGCAAGCCGGGCGAGAAATATGTCATGAACGTCATGGTTTCGGGCGTCGAATACTGGTTCCCGGTCTACGAAATGTTCAAGCAGGCGGGCCAGCAGTTCGGCTGCGAGACGGAATATACCGGTACGCCGGAATATGACGTCAACAAGCAGATCGCCACCTTCGACCAGGCCTTGGCGCAGAACCCGGCAGGTATTCTCGTACATCCGATGAACTCCGATCCGTTCATCGAGCCGATCAACCGCGCGATCGATCAGGGCACGGCGGTCGTCACCTTTGCGGCGGACTCACCACTTTCCAAGCGCGTGTCCTTCATCACCTCCGATAACACCCGCGAAGGCATCTATGCGGCTGACGCGATCGCAGAGAAGATGGGCGGCAAGGGCGAGTATGCGGTTCTGGAAAATCCGGGCCAGGACAATCACGACAAGCGCATTGCCGCCTTTGTCGGTCGCATGGAGGAGAAGTGGCCGGACATGAAGCTCGTCGGCCGCGCTGCCTCCAACCAGGATCCCACCAAGGCCTACCAAGGCCTCAACAGCATCATCCAGGCCAATCCGAACCTCGGCGCGGTCTTTATGCCGGAGGCGAACTCGGCGATCGGTGCGGCGCAGGCAAGCAAGGAAAGCGGCGGCAAGGTGCTCGTCATGTGCGCCGACGTCAATGCCAACATCCTCGACATGATCAAGGCCGGCGAAGTCTTCGGCTCGATCAACCCGAACCAGGGCATGCAGGGCTACATGGGCTTCATGTTGCTCTGGCTCGCCAAGCATCCGGAACTGATAGACCCGATGAACGACGCCAAGCGCTCGGGCTTCAACCCGATGAGCATCCCCGTCGTCGACAACGGGTTGTCGATTGTGACCGCCGAGAACGCTGACGACTTTTACTGGGACAAGTACCTGAAGCGTCGCGGTACCAAGGGTATCGAGGAGTAA
- a CDS encoding fumarylacetoacetate hydrolase family protein: protein MALNSFDRGTFVGRIFRTGHRGPSVVVLRDGMIVDITGTAAPTMRDLLEKDDPVSFVREQRGEIVAPLEAVMNLELAADAPYSMLAPCDLQAVKACGVTFARSMVERVIEEKAAGNPEMARVIRERMTGIIGESLSNLRAGSQEAAKVKEALIEVGVWSQYLEVGIGPDAEVFTKAPVLSSVGWGASVGLHPMSNWNNPEPEIVLAVDSQGRVKGATLGNDVNLRDVEGRSALLLGKAKDNNASSAIGPFIRLFDETYSIADVRNAELELRIEGRDGFILNGSSSMKEISRDPLELVAQTIGRHHQYPDGLMLFMGTLFAPVEDRDTPGQGFTHKIGDRVTISNTELGSLTNTVALSTECPPWTFGIAALMRNLAVRGLIGN from the coding sequence ATGGCACTGAATTCATTTGACCGCGGCACCTTCGTCGGCCGGATCTTCCGCACCGGGCATCGCGGTCCGTCTGTCGTCGTGCTGCGCGACGGCATGATCGTCGACATCACCGGCACTGCGGCGCCGACGATGCGCGATCTTCTGGAGAAAGACGATCCGGTCTCGTTCGTGCGCGAACAGCGCGGGGAAATCGTCGCGCCGCTGGAGGCGGTCATGAATCTCGAGCTTGCCGCGGATGCACCGTATTCCATGCTTGCGCCCTGCGACCTGCAGGCCGTGAAGGCCTGCGGCGTTACCTTCGCGCGCTCGATGGTCGAGCGGGTCATCGAGGAGAAAGCTGCGGGAAACCCTGAGATGGCGCGGGTGATACGCGAGCGAATGACGGGCATCATCGGGGAAAGCCTGAGTAACCTGCGGGCGGGATCGCAGGAAGCTGCAAAGGTTAAGGAGGCATTGATCGAGGTCGGTGTGTGGTCGCAGTATCTGGAGGTCGGCATCGGACCCGATGCCGAGGTCTTTACCAAGGCGCCTGTTCTGTCGTCCGTCGGCTGGGGCGCCTCGGTCGGGCTTCATCCTATGTCGAACTGGAACAATCCCGAACCGGAGATCGTGCTTGCCGTCGATAGCCAGGGGCGCGTGAAGGGTGCGACGCTGGGCAACGATGTCAACCTGCGCGATGTCGAGGGGCGCTCGGCGTTGCTGCTCGGCAAGGCAAAGGACAACAATGCCTCATCGGCCATTGGGCCGTTCATCCGCTTGTTCGATGAGACTTACTCGATCGCCGATGTGCGCAATGCCGAACTGGAGTTGCGGATCGAGGGCAGGGACGGCTTTATCCTCAACGGCAGCAGTTCGATGAAGGAGATCAGTCGCGATCCGCTCGAACTTGTCGCCCAGACGATCGGCCGCCACCATCAATATCCCGATGGACTCATGCTGTTCATGGGAACGCTTTTTGCACCCGTCGAGGATCGGGATACACCTGGCCAAGGCTTCACGCACAAGATCGGCGACCGGGTGACGATTTCCAATACCGAATTGGGAAGCCTGACCAACACGGTAGCCCTATCGACAGAATGCCCGCCCTGGACCTTCGGAATCGCTGCCCTGATGCGCAACCTCGCCGTGCGTGGTCTGATCGGGAATTAG
- a CDS encoding aldose 1-epimerase, whose translation MQAQEIVIENARARVAVVPCMGGGIAQLDVRGADGRFRPLLRPWSGRTGDGPFALASNVLVPFSNRISGGGFAFGGQFHGVDPNLAGEEFPIHGDGFTREWGVSERDETTVILHCPDGGIGPFRYDARQTLVLSQTRLEVCLEVTSTSATALPFGIGFHPWFPRSRQTKIRFPANKVWLEDERHLPMAAIDIDAKSRWDFSALTALPDGWINNAFTGWPGVCDVEQGADALSFRLSASDNLDVALVFSPGPDADFFCFEPVSHPVDAHNLPGLPGLAILAPHETLAGTMTLDWSSSWH comes from the coding sequence TTGCAGGCGCAGGAGATCGTTATCGAGAATGCGCGCGCGCGCGTCGCCGTCGTGCCCTGCATGGGCGGCGGCATTGCGCAGCTCGACGTGCGTGGCGCCGATGGAAGGTTTCGGCCGCTCCTGCGTCCATGGAGCGGCCGGACCGGCGATGGTCCCTTTGCGCTGGCCTCCAATGTGCTGGTTCCCTTCTCCAACCGCATATCGGGGGGAGGCTTCGCGTTCGGCGGCCAATTCCACGGGGTGGACCCCAATCTGGCTGGGGAGGAGTTTCCAATTCACGGAGACGGCTTCACGCGGGAATGGGGCGTTTCCGAACGCGATGAAACGACGGTCATTCTGCATTGCCCTGACGGCGGCATTGGCCCGTTCCGCTACGACGCCAGGCAGACGCTGGTTCTGTCGCAAACCCGGCTTGAGGTGTGTCTGGAGGTAACATCGACGTCAGCAACGGCTTTGCCGTTCGGAATCGGTTTCCATCCCTGGTTTCCGAGAAGCCGGCAAACGAAGATTCGGTTTCCAGCGAACAAGGTCTGGCTGGAAGATGAAAGACATCTTCCGATGGCGGCGATCGATATTGATGCGAAAAGCCGCTGGGATTTTTCCGCCCTGACGGCATTGCCCGACGGTTGGATCAACAATGCCTTCACCGGCTGGCCCGGTGTCTGCGATGTCGAGCAGGGCGCTGATGCACTGTCCTTCCGCTTGAGCGCATCGGACAATCTCGACGTCGCTCTTGTCTTTTCTCCCGGCCCGGATGCAGATTTCTTCTGCTTCGAGCCTGTGTCCCACCCCGTCGATGCGCACAATCTCCCCGGTCTTCCGGGACTTGCGATCCTCGCTCCCCACGAAACCCTCGCGGGCACGATGACTTTGGACTGGAGTTCTTCATGGCACTGA
- a CDS encoding SDR family oxidoreductase, which translates to MATLEGKTALITGGLGTLGRAQALRLHAEGAAVIVLDRPDMEDGARKAGELGAGVRFLGCDLNDLQRTEKVIGEEAERSGGIDILVNNAALIINKPFEAFSLAEYEDQIRVNSSAAFAAVRAIAPSMKERRSGKIVNFTSITLNGQWDGYVPYVASKGAMLGLTKGLARELGPYGINVNAVSPGAVVSEAEERVFADRLQQYNDWILDRQCLKKRIEPDHVASLVLFLVSAASDMISGQNFAIDGGW; encoded by the coding sequence ATGGCAACGCTAGAAGGAAAAACGGCCCTGATCACCGGCGGCCTCGGTACCTTGGGAAGGGCTCAGGCGCTGCGGCTACATGCCGAGGGCGCCGCAGTGATCGTTCTTGACCGGCCGGACATGGAAGACGGCGCGCGCAAGGCGGGCGAGCTTGGTGCCGGCGTCCGGTTCCTCGGCTGCGATCTCAACGACCTGCAGCGCACGGAGAAGGTGATTGGCGAGGAAGCGGAAAGGTCCGGCGGTATCGACATTCTCGTCAACAATGCAGCCCTGATCATCAACAAGCCTTTCGAAGCCTTCAGCCTGGCGGAGTACGAGGACCAGATCCGGGTCAATTCTTCCGCCGCCTTCGCGGCGGTGCGGGCCATCGCGCCATCCATGAAAGAACGCCGAAGCGGAAAGATCGTCAATTTCACCTCGATCACCCTGAACGGGCAATGGGACGGCTATGTGCCCTACGTGGCCTCGAAGGGCGCGATGCTCGGCCTCACCAAGGGCCTTGCCCGCGAGCTTGGCCCCTACGGCATCAACGTCAATGCCGTCTCGCCGGGCGCGGTGGTTTCCGAAGCCGAGGAGCGGGTGTTCGCCGACCGGCTGCAGCAATACAACGACTGGATTCTGGATCGCCAATGCCTGAAGAAGAGGATCGAGCCGGACCACGTCGCAAGCCTCGTCCTCTTCCTGGTATCGGCCGCGTCCGACATGATCTCGGGCCAGAACTTCGCCATTGACGGAGGCTGGTAG
- a CDS encoding ATP-binding cassette domain-containing protein, whose product MNEPIVSVRNLHKWYSGVHAVKGVSIDFARNEAVGLIGDNGAGKSTLINILSGVQKQDEGEIFVEGRKVAISGPRDSMRLGIETIYQYNSMVPTMSIARNLFIGREPMRISIGGVGIMDMRRMREESVKAISDVDLHLRSPDALVGELSGGQRQGVAIARAMHFKSKVMILDEPTNHLSVKETNKVIGFVRSLKDQNVTGIFISHNMHHVFECCDRVVAMARGQVVLDKRIGDTSIEEVQSVL is encoded by the coding sequence ATGAACGAACCCATCGTTTCGGTTAGAAACCTGCACAAATGGTATTCCGGTGTTCATGCGGTCAAAGGTGTTTCGATCGATTTCGCCAGAAACGAGGCCGTTGGGCTCATCGGTGACAACGGTGCGGGAAAGTCGACCCTCATCAACATCCTGTCCGGCGTCCAGAAACAGGATGAAGGCGAGATCTTCGTCGAGGGGCGCAAGGTCGCCATTTCGGGCCCGCGCGATTCCATGCGGCTCGGTATCGAGACCATCTACCAATACAATTCCATGGTGCCGACCATGTCGATCGCCCGCAATCTTTTCATCGGCCGCGAACCGATGCGCATTTCGATCGGCGGCGTCGGTATCATGGATATGCGCAGGATGCGTGAGGAAAGCGTCAAGGCGATCAGTGATGTCGATCTACATCTCAGGTCGCCGGACGCGCTGGTCGGCGAATTATCGGGAGGACAGCGGCAGGGTGTCGCCATCGCGCGCGCCATGCATTTCAAATCCAAGGTGATGATCCTCGACGAACCGACCAATCACCTCTCCGTCAAAGAAACCAACAAGGTCATCGGTTTCGTTCGTTCCTTGAAGGACCAGAACGTCACCGGCATCTTCATCAGTCACAACATGCACCATGTCTTCGAATGCTGCGACCGGGTCGTCGCCATGGCCCGCGGCCAGGTCGTGCTCGACAAGCGGATCGGCGATACGTCGATCGAAGAAGTCCAGTCGGTGCTCTGA
- a CDS encoding ABC transporter permease has protein sequence MKRLLKIYMEKPELAALLLLVALVFLFQSQSGGVFLTGGNLRGVFGILPEMALVAIGVTVLMICGEFDLSVGAVFALMPMTIAVLMTHEVSFPVALAAGLLVCVAIGFLNGFLTIQFAIPSFITTLGMMFVARSLTVVVSGGFPPLLSTDLPTWLFTSFVGPGELFRMSFIWFIVVAVLVSLLLSRTNFGNWVRATGGFLPAANAMGIPTARVKIACFILCSVLSGFAGLIQVLRLGSPLPSIGEGMELQAVAAAVIGGTALTGGIGAVFGGIIGVALIRVIDNGLILSQVDANWFKFAIGSLTIFAVIANSWLRKRAKAIKVET, from the coding sequence ATGAAAAGACTTCTAAAGATTTACATGGAGAAGCCGGAACTTGCCGCACTTCTTCTGCTGGTGGCTCTGGTCTTCCTGTTCCAGAGCCAATCCGGAGGGGTTTTCCTGACCGGGGGCAACCTGCGCGGTGTGTTCGGGATCCTGCCTGAGATGGCGCTGGTCGCCATCGGCGTGACCGTTCTGATGATATGCGGCGAGTTCGACCTTTCCGTCGGCGCGGTATTCGCCCTGATGCCGATGACGATCGCGGTGCTGATGACGCATGAGGTTTCCTTTCCCGTCGCCCTGGCGGCGGGGTTGCTGGTCTGCGTCGCCATAGGCTTCCTGAACGGCTTTCTCACGATCCAGTTCGCCATCCCGAGCTTTATAACCACGCTCGGCATGATGTTCGTAGCGCGCTCGTTGACGGTGGTTGTCTCGGGCGGCTTCCCGCCGCTACTGTCGACGGATCTGCCGACCTGGCTCTTCACCAGTTTCGTCGGGCCGGGCGAGCTTTTCCGCATGTCCTTCATCTGGTTCATCGTTGTCGCGGTCCTTGTTTCGCTCCTTTTGAGCCGCACGAATTTCGGCAACTGGGTGCGCGCGACGGGCGGCTTTCTTCCCGCGGCAAATGCAATGGGCATTCCCACGGCCCGCGTCAAAATAGCCTGCTTCATCCTGTGCTCGGTACTGAGCGGCTTTGCCGGATTGATCCAGGTTCTGCGGCTCGGCTCGCCGCTGCCGTCGATCGGCGAAGGCATGGAGCTTCAGGCCGTCGCGGCTGCCGTCATCGGCGGTACTGCGCTCACCGGCGGCATCGGGGCAGTCTTCGGAGGCATCATCGGCGTCGCGCTCATTCGCGTCATCGATAACGGTCTCATCCTGAGCCAGGTCGACGCCAACTGGTTCAAGTTCGCTATCGGATCGCTGACGATCTTCGCGGTTATTGCAAACTCCTGGCTGCGCAAACGCGCCAAGGCGATCAAGGTGGAGACCTGA